A region of Ictalurus furcatus strain D&B chromosome 1, Billie_1.0, whole genome shotgun sequence DNA encodes the following proteins:
- the sybu gene encoding syntabulin, whose amino-acid sequence MGPFQEYKVKKSFGKDSTRSRIPRLMHQPFRPKDSQISEFPLSEDESKDCDISRKQNRTISPTSFSSDDTGCPSSQCLSPMKIRSVSDNSSVSSPIPVKSKATVKRVRVSVVAECNGIIQKHNREHQQPSILHRGSEADFSSSSSTGSIKGRGTMANNSRGEKNCLSHSRLPRIKSQPVFKPPGSPTAPRDAELYAPYRTPPKKNLSSSISNNSSPTVKRTTRGSYHSCGDNHGIRPPNPEQYLTPLQQKEVTIRHLRTKLRDSEQTVSDRETEIQDLKSQLGRMREDWIEEECHRVEAQLALKEARKEIKQLRQVVETMKNSLMEKDKGIQKYFIDINIQNRKLESLLHSMELAQSGSTMHDEPTLDFICDSPEKLSEGKQKVDLQVEDQAKEDMADSGLLVNEETPNQMEVLEQVLMSTAVDHSQDGSAKLMSEAGLSTLMRSSVEDPVKSSEDQIHTQTTADEQHTSTEKAVQTDETFYNPDLQALLLHLLKLQATGLSSNVLQQLPKAQESNLPQTEEPAKNKLSQVHNPNLIRECGPSLHNPAHSTVLIPQDPGGSTQSSEPEVAPGFMEELDFGMKDTCSGANTAVVGKSHWSNSFLVDLVAVAAPVLPTAAWLYSQYNAVDGAPVYNIAALIRGCCIMGLHSLRLVTYGPHV is encoded by the exons ATGGGGCCATTCCAGGAATACAag GTGAAGAAGTCGTTTGGAAAGGACAGCACTCGTAGCCGCATCCCCCGTCTCATGCATCAACCTTTTCGTCCTAAGGATTCACAGATTTCTGAGTTTCCGTTGTCTGAGGATGAAAGCAAAGACTGTGACATCAGcagaaaacagaacagaaccATCAGTCCTACCAGCTTCTCATCAG ATGACACTGGATGTCCAAGCAGTCAGTGTCTGTCTCCAATGAAAATCAGATCTGTCTCAGACAACAGCTCTGTGAGTTCACCCATACCAGTGAAGAGCAAAGCCACGGTCAAGAGGGTCAGAGTCAGTGTAGTGGCTGAGTGTAATGGCATTATACAGAAGCACAACAGGGAGCATCAACAACCCTCTATTCTGCACAGAG GCAGTGAGGCTGACTTCAGCTCCTCCAGCAGCACTGGAAGCATCAAGGGCCGTGGAACTATGGCCAACAACTCCAGAGGGGAAAAGAACTGCCTTTCACACAG TCGTTTGCCGCGCATCAAAAGCCAGCCTGTGTTTAAGCCTCCAGGAAGCCCTACTGCTCCCCGCGATGCAGAACTGTATGCCCCCTACAGgacaccccccaaaaaaaacctttcttcAAGTATCAGCAACAATTCAAGCCCCACAGTCAA GAGAACCACTAGAGGGAGTTACCATTCATGTGGTGACAATCATGGCATCCGACCTCCCAATCCTGAGCAATACCTGACCCCTCTACAACAAAAAGAGGTGACGATCCGGCACCTGAGGACCAAGCTCAGGGATTCTGAGCAAACCGTTTCTGATCG GGAAACTGAAATTCAGGACTTGAAGTCCCAGCTGGGCCGGATGCGTGAGGACTGGATCGAGGAAGAGTGTCACCGTGTGGAGGCACAGCTGGCTCTCAAGGAGGCACGCAAGGAGATAAAACAGCTACGGCAAGTAGTTGAGACAATGAAGAACAGTCTGATGGAGAAGGATAAAGGCATTCAGAAGTACTTTATTGATATCAACATCCAGAACAGGAAGCTGGAATCCTTGCTGCATAGCATGGAACTGGCGCAAAGTGGTTCCACCATGCATGACGAGCCCACGCTGGACTTCATATGTGACTCCCCAGAAAAGCTCTCTGAAGGGAAGCAGAAAGTAGACCTGCAGGTTGAGGATCAGGCAAAGGAAGATATGGCAGATAGTGGGCTGCTTGTTAATGAGGAGACTCCCAACCAGATGGAGGTGCTTGAGCAGGTTCTCATGTCTACAGCTGTGGACCACAGCCAAGATGGTAGTGCCAAGCTCATGAGCGAGGCAGGACTGTCCACTCTGATGCGGAGTTCTGTTGAAGACCCTGTGAAGAGCTCAGAAGATCAAATCCACACTCAAACCACTGCTGATGAGCAACATACTTCTACTGAAAAGGCAGTCCAAACAGATGAGACCTTCTATAACCCTGATCTCCAAGCCCTGCTTTTACATCTACTGAAGCTACAAGCCACTGGGCTGTCTTCAAATGTTCTCCAACAGTTACCCAAAGCACAAGAATCCAACCTACCCCAAACAGAGGAACCAGCTAAAAACAAATTGTCTCAAGTTCATAATCCCAACCTGATTAGGGAATGTGGTCCATCCCTTCATAATCCTGCACATTCTACAGTGCTAATTCCACAGGACCCTGGTGGGTCAACCCAGAGTTCAGAACCTGAAGTAGCTCCAGGATTCATGGAAGAGCTGGACTTCGGCATGAAGGATACTTGCAGCGGTGCTAATACAGCTGTGGTGGGGAAAAGCCACTGGAGCAACAGCTTCTTGGTTGATCTGGTTGCTGTGGCGGCGCCTGTTCTTCCTACAGCGGCCTGGCTGTACTCTCAGTACAATGCAGTTGATGGGGCACCAGTGTACAACATTGCAGCTTTAATCCGTGgttgttgcattatgggattgcACTCTCTTCGCCTTGTCACCTATGGGCCACATGTGTGA
- the gdf6a gene encoding growth/differentiation factor 6-A → MDASRTLALCVLLVFLWSLPCTQSAAIVPSSGPKRNRGTRSPHDGQRSPKFLKEVFASSPGLSGRDDFKNSVVPHDYMLSIYRTYSAAEKLGLNASFFRSSKSANTITSFVDRGKDELSHSLLRRQKYVFDVSTLSDKEELVGAELRILRKPPEDALSSPSGLYNIELVSCSSARSLDSSSSVGLRDARNPAWEVLDVWDLFKRRLSTAHGSPLCVELKATVGQSDAEMDLRSLGFERRGRAQREKAILVVYARSRKRENLFNEMREKIKSARGSRGSEQDTGLQFKARRRRRTALSNRHGKRHGKKSKSRCSRKALHVNFKELGWDDWIIAPLDYEAYHCEGMCDFPLRSHLEPTNHAIIQTLMNSMDPNSTPPSCCVPTKLSPISILYIDSGNNVVYKQYEDMVVEQCGCR, encoded by the exons ATGGACGCCTCGCGAACACTAGCGCTATGCGTGCTCTTGGTTTTCCTGTGGAGTTTACCGTGCACCCAGTCGGCAGCGATCGTGCCTTCCTCGGGGCCGAAAAGGAACAGGGGGACCAGGAGCCCACATGATGGACAAAGGTCACCCAAATTTCTTAAAGAGGTTTTTGCGTCATCCCCCGGTCTAAGTGGACGAGATGATTTTAAGAACTCGGTTGTGCCACACGATTACATGCTCTCCATATACAGGACTTACTCTGCCGCTGAAAAGCTGGGGCTAAACGCGAGCTTTTTCCGCTCTTCCAAGTCTGCGAATACCATAACAAGTTTTGTAGACAGGGGAAaag ACGAACTCTCGCATTCCCTTTTGCGAAGACAGAAATATGTGTTTGATGTCTCCACTCTCTCGGACAAAGAGGAGCTGGTGGGAGCGGAATTGAGGATCCTTCGTAAACCCCCAGAGGACGCGCTGTCCTCTCCGTCGGGTCTCTACAACATTGAGCTGGTGTCCTGCAGTTCGGCAAGGTCTCTGGACTCGAGCAGCTCTGTGGGTCTGCGCGACGCCCGAAACCCGGCCTGGGAGGTTTTGGACGTGTGGGATTTGTTTAAAAGAAGACTCTCCACGGCTCACGGGAGTCCGCTGTGTGTGGAGCTCAAGGCCACTGTGGGTCAGTCCGATGCTGAAATGGACTTGAGGTCACTAGGTTTTGAGAGGCGCGGTCGCGCGCAGCGAGAGAAGGCCATTCTGGTCGTGTATGCCCGCTCCCGAAAGAGGGAGAACCTTTTCAACGAAATGCGGGAAAAAATCAAGTCGGCTCGAGGCTCTCGCGGCTCCGAGCAGGACACGGGGCTGCAATTTAAAGCGCGTCGGAGACGGAGAACTGCGCTGAGCAACCGGCACGGCAAGAGACACGGCAAAAAGTCGAAGTCGAGGTGTAGCCGCAAGGCGCTACACGTGAACTTCAAAGAGCTCGGCTGGGACGACTGGATAATCGCGCCCCTGGACTATGAAGCGTACCACTGTGAGGGCATGTGCGATTTCCCGCTCAGGTCGCACCTGGAGCCCACAAACCACGCCATCATCCAAACTCTCATGAACTCCATGGACCCAAACAGCACGCCGCCCAGCTGCTGCGTGCCCACCAAACTAAGCCCCATCAGTATACTATACATAGACTCCGGCAATAACGTCGTTTACAAACAGTACGAGGACATGGTTGTGGAGCAGTGCGGCTGCAGGTAG